Part of the Candidatus Hydrogenedentota bacterium genome is shown below.
AGGACAGGTGGGCACTGGCATTGTGTGCGGGATTTAGTCTTGGCCTGTCGACTGCAACGCATATTACATCAATCCTTTTTGTGCCATTCTTCGCCGCTGCCTTTCTGCAGTGGCCGCTTAAGATCCGTGTTAGAGATTTCGTGCCTATTTCGGCGTTCCTTGCGGGTTTATGCGTAGTGTTGGCTCTGCTGGGTTGGTACAACTATGCACGATTTGGAAACCCGTTGGAGACAGGGCGGTCCGTCGATCCGGTGCTTGCGGAGAAACTGCACTATGGGCATTGGATTGCGCCAACGAATCTGCCTCAACTGCTTGTAGGACCCGCGAAGGGACTGCTTTTATTCTGTCCATTGATCGCCGTGGCCATTGTGTTTTGGCCGGCGTTTTTTCGCACGCACCGTCGGATTGCGATTGCTATCTTGGCCGCGTCTCTTATCCGGATTGTGTTTATTGCGTCCAGAAGCGATTGGCATGGCGGATTTTGTCTTGGACCAAGGTATCTTGTTGCGATTATACCTATGCTATTGCTTCCGCTTGGCTCCGGCTTGCATCGAGCGTTTTCCACGGAGCGATTGGCGTGGATTCGATGTGCGCTCGCGGCGGGATTCCTGGCAGCAGTCCAGCAGGCGTATTTTGTTTCCACGGAGATATTCGGATACCTCTATCTGACTCGGTTGCAGACGGCCATAGAGAATTTTCGATTTGGCACGGTGCACGATTCTTGGCGTCACTCACCGCTATTCAGGCAGTTGAATGGGCCGACCGGACCGTGGCTTGCCAATGCTCTGGAACTCCGGCCACTCGCAACTTGGATGTGCCTGCTCATTGTGCTGGTATGCCTTGTTTCACTTTTGTATGGATTTGTCCGCCTGCCACGTCCATTACCAAGAGACAATGCCGAGGGGACGTAACAAGCTGGTGAAGACCGGTCGACGATTCATTTAGGTCTTATGCGAATTGCCAAGTGCGCCACGACTCTCCTATGCTTGCTTTTCAGTGTCACTTATAAGGGAAAGAGATCTACGCATGTTTGTTCATTCCGTTTACTTTTGGCTCAAGAACTCACTGTCGGACGAAGAGGTTCGTACGTTTCGCGAGGGCCTTCATTCGCTTGAAGGCATAGAAGTGAGTCGTGCGACTTACGTTGGGGTTCCCGCGAACACAGACCGGCCTGTTATCGATCGTTCCTATTCGTTCGCGCTCACCGTTCTATTCGACGACTTAGCCGGACATGACGCCTACCAGGTTCATCCAGTGCACAAGGCGTTCGTGCAGACGTACGCAGGCTATTGGGACCGAGTGGTGATATACGACGCCGAGTAGTCCCGCTATCCCGGATTTTTCACGAACACGGGACTTCTCTCGTCGCCAGTGCGTTTGCGGGACTTACAGCGAAAGGCTAGGCACTTCGCCACAGACATAGTGTGTTCGCGAGAAATCCTCATGGCATACACTCAACGTCCTGCACGTGAGCAATTTGCGTTGGCGCTCAATCGCGCCGGCGCAAATTGCGGACTATAGGTGCGAGAGCAGTCCAATTTGGCCGCGGTGGTACGAATCGTGACTCGCCATAATGGCCAGAGTGCGTCCGTTCGAGGAGAAGAACGACCGAAGGCCTTCCGGCATTTCGCCCTTTAGCGGTAGTTCAAGATCGCTGTCATTTAGTTCGGCGAGGTTTTCGAGGGCGCAGTCCATAATCTGTTTGTATAGCCCGAGCACCTCTTCCCACGCTGGATAGTCGCTGGCTTGGTTCGTGATTGGTGAGCCTCCGGCAAAATCGGGGGCGAACTTGCGGCTGAATCCTCTTGGGACCAGGCTATTTTTGCCCAACATCCATTGAATGACCACCGTGTTGATCGTGTTGGTAAGGTGTCCGATGAGCCACATTGGATGGGCTTTCCCTTCCCGTAACTGAACCAGCCGCAGTTCGGGCTTGACGTCTTCCGCGACGCGTACCGTTTCGGTGCGGCAGAAGGCGAGTTGACTTCGGTAGATCTCGATCTTTGGGTTGTCCATTGCCGTATCTCCTTGCGTTTCTTTCAGCCGGGACTGTTGTTTGCGGGCTTCCGATCGGTCATAATCCGCCGCCCGCTTCAAGAAAGGTATTGCCGAAATTGCGTGTACGTGTAAGCACTCTCTCCAGCGATCTACAGACCCTCGTTGAAAAGACCAATGGCCGTGAACTTCTGCTTGGGGATATCTTGGACATGTTTCCGCAGAGAGGGCATGCCTTGCTGATCGTGCTTTTGAGTTTTCCGCTGACGTTGCCCATCAGCATTCCGTTCATTGCGGGTCCTTTTGGATTAGTGCTTGCCTTTGTCGGGCTGTACCTGTTTTTGGGCCGGACACCCTGGCTTCCTCGCGCCTTGCGCGAGAAGCCCGTTTCTCACCGCTTGATTGAACACAGCGCCACGCGCCTGTTGGGGCTGTTCCGCCTTATCGAGCATCTGCTGCGACCTAGATTTCCTGCGCTTAGCACGGGTGGTGTCGCCGTGCGGTGCCATGCCGTCTACGTTTCCATGCTGGCGTTGCTGCTCGCGTTACCAGTGCCCTTGCCAGTGCCGTTCAGCAACACGGTCGTAGCCATCCCTATCTTCCTATGCGGCCTGGGGCTGCTGGAAGAAGACGGCGTGATCGTCGTTCTTGGCTATTTAGCCGTGATTCCTTGCGTCGTCTATTACGGAGCCGTTGTCTGGCTTGGGCAGGAGGGCGTTACGCGCCTCCTGGCATATCTGCATTTGGTTGCTTCGAACTAAGCGTCGTCTTCATCGATGGCCGCGTGCGTCACGAGACACACCTCGTCCATGGTCATGCCGCGTGCCCGATTGATGCGATCGAGACGTTTTTGGAACTGGCGCATGGCGTATTCGTTGAATACCTCGCGTC
Proteins encoded:
- a CDS encoding exopolysaccharide biosynthesis protein, producing the protein MRVRVSTLSSDLQTLVEKTNGRELLLGDILDMFPQRGHALLIVLLSFPLTLPISIPFIAGPFGLVLAFVGLYLFLGRTPWLPRALREKPVSHRLIEHSATRLLGLFRLIEHLLRPRFPALSTGGVAVRCHAVYVSMLALLLALPVPLPVPFSNTVVAIPIFLCGLGLLEEDGVIVVLGYLAVIPCVVYYGAVVWLGQEGVTRLLAYLHLVASN
- a CDS encoding Dabb family protein, with protein sequence MFVHSVYFWLKNSLSDEEVRTFREGLHSLEGIEVSRATYVGVPANTDRPVIDRSYSFALTVLFDDLAGHDAYQVHPVHKAFVQTYAGYWDRVVIYDAE
- a CDS encoding DinB family protein: MDNPKIEIYRSQLAFCRTETVRVAEDVKPELRLVQLREGKAHPMWLIGHLTNTINTVVIQWMLGKNSLVPRGFSRKFAPDFAGGSPITNQASDYPAWEEVLGLYKQIMDCALENLAELNDSDLELPLKGEMPEGLRSFFSSNGRTLAIMASHDSYHRGQIGLLSHL